One genomic segment of Verrucomicrobiia bacterium includes these proteins:
- a CDS encoding beta-L-arabinofuranosidase domain-containing protein, with amino-acid sequence MLAALALSPSHADQVPPAISLRAEPFEPRNVQLLDGPFRHAAQLTADYLLTLEPDRLLSWHRKEAGPSPKAENYGGWEARGLAGHSLGHYLSGCARMLQVTGNPEFQERIDLVVRELAECQAANANGYVGAIPEGKRIFSEIARGEIRSSGFDLNGGWVPWYNIHKLFAGLIDVARFTTNAQAVVVATNLANWTAEATRNLSDAQWQRMLACEFGGMNETLADLYALTGNTNYLSLAQKFYHRVILDPLAEGRDELAGKHANTQIPKIVGAARLYELTRDPRQAISEFFWDRVTRDHTYVTGGNSQGEHFGPAGELSRRLGPQTTETCNSYNMLRLTRKLF; translated from the coding sequence CCTCAGCCCCAGTCACGCCGATCAGGTGCCGCCTGCGATATCGCTTCGAGCCGAACCTTTCGAGCCGCGCAACGTGCAACTGCTGGACGGCCCTTTTCGCCACGCTGCGCAGTTGACTGCAGACTATCTCCTGACTCTCGAACCCGATCGACTCCTGAGTTGGCATCGAAAAGAGGCAGGCCCTTCGCCGAAAGCGGAAAACTACGGCGGCTGGGAAGCTCGCGGACTGGCAGGCCACAGCCTCGGCCATTATCTGTCCGGCTGCGCACGCATGCTTCAAGTCACGGGCAATCCGGAATTTCAGGAGCGAATCGATCTCGTTGTGCGGGAACTGGCAGAATGCCAGGCGGCGAATGCAAATGGGTATGTGGGAGCAATCCCTGAAGGCAAACGGATTTTCAGCGAAATTGCCCGCGGAGAAATCCGGTCCAGCGGCTTCGACCTGAACGGCGGATGGGTTCCCTGGTACAACATCCACAAACTCTTCGCAGGCCTGATCGATGTCGCACGCTTCACGACGAATGCGCAGGCAGTTGTCGTCGCAACCAACCTTGCAAACTGGACGGCGGAGGCGACGCGGAATCTTTCCGACGCGCAATGGCAACGCATGCTGGCTTGTGAATTCGGAGGAATGAACGAGACCCTGGCGGATCTTTATGCGCTAACTGGCAACACGAATTACCTTTCGCTCGCGCAAAAGTTTTATCATCGCGTCATCCTCGATCCCCTCGCGGAAGGCCGCGATGAACTCGCAGGAAAGCACGCGAACACGCAGATCCCCAAAATCGTGGGTGCGGCGCGGCTTTACGAGCTGACCCGCGATCCGCGGCAGGCGATCTCGGAATTTTTCTGGGATCGTGTGACGCGCGACCACACGTATGTCACAGGCGGCAACAGCCAGGGCGAACACTTTGGCCCCGCAGGCGAACTCAGCCGGCGACTCGGGCCGCAAACGACGGAAACATGCAACAGCTACAACATGCTTCGCCTGACGCGAAAACTGTTCCA